The following DNA comes from Kitasatospora sp. NBC_01287.
AGCGCGGCTTCCCGGTGCCGGCCGCCGAGGTCGAGGAGGTGGACGGCGGCTACGCCTGGCAGGGGCAGCCGGTCACCCGCGAGGCGGGCAAGATGGGCAAGTCGCTGAAGAACGCGGTCGCGCCCGACACCATCTGCGAGGAGTACGGCGCCGACACGCTGCGCCTGTACGAGATGTCGATGGGCCCGCTGGACGTCTCCCGCCCCTGGGACCCGCGCGCCGTGATCGGCTCGTACCGCTTCCTGCAGCGGCTGTGGCGCAACGTGGTCTCCGAGGAGACCGGTGAGCTGGTGGTCGCCGAGGAGCCGGCCGACGAGCCGACCCTGCGGGTGCTGCACAAGGCGATCGACGGGATCCGCGGCGACCTGGCCGCACTGCGCTTCAACACCGCGGTGGCCAAGGCGATCGAGCTGAACAACTACCTGGTCAAGCGCGGCAGCACGCCGCGCGAGGTGGCCGACGCGCTGGTCCTGGTCGTCGCTCCGCTGGCCCCGCACATCGCCGAGGAGCTGTGGCGCAAGCTGGGCCACACCGCTTCGCTGGCCTTCGCCGACTTCCCGGTCGCCGACCCGGCGTTCGTGGTGGACGAGTCGGTGACCTGCGTGGTCCAGATCAAGGGCAAGGTCAAGGCCCGCCTGGAGGTGCCGCCGACCATCACCGACGCCGAGCTGGAGGCGCTGGCGCTGGCCGACCCCGCCGTGGTCGGCGCGATCGGTGGGGCGCCGGTGCGCAAGGTGATCGCCCGGGCGCCGAAGCTGGTGAACATCGTCACCGGCTGACCTCGCGTCAGGTGTTCTCGCGGGTGCTTCAGCAGGCACCTGGTCAGGTCTCGAACCGGCCGGCCGCTCCGTTCGCGGAGCGGTCGGCCGGTTCTGTCGCCCGGCCCAGCCGCTGGGCCAGCGCGGCTATGTGCTCGACCAGTTCGCGCGGCTCGTGGACGGTGAACGGCAGGCCGAGCAGCCCGATGTGCAGTGCCAGCCCGTTCAGCGAGTTGGACCCCGTCCGCACCGTGCAGCTGTCGGCGGTCAGTGGCTCGACCAGCCCGTCGGTGGGCCCGATCCACTCGGCCACCCGCGCGGCCGGCGCGTGCACGGTGAACCTGGCCTGGTAGCGGTAGCGGCCGACCGCGACCTCCCAGGAGAGGAAGTCCCCGATGTCCTGCTCGGGCCGCTCGCGCGGGGTGAACCGGGGACCGTGCGGGGGCCGCAGCCGCATCCGGTCGACCCGGAAGTTGCGCCAGTCCGCCCGGTCGATGTCCCAGGCCGCCAGGTACCAGCGGGTGCCGGTGTGCACCAGCCGGCAGGGCTCGACGTCCCGGCGGGTGCCGGCGCCGTCCTTGGCGGTGTACTCGAAGCGCAGCCGCTCGTGCGCGAGGCAGGCGGCGGCGATCACGGCCAGCGTGGTGGCGTCCACCGCCGGACCCCGGTTGCGCAGCTTGGTGGTGGCGCCGGCGATCGACTCCACCCGGCCGCGCAGCCGGGCGGGCAGCACCTGCTGGAGCTTGGCCAGGGCGCGCACCGAGGTCTCCTCGATCCCCGCCACGCTCCCGTTCGCCGCCATGCGCAGGCCCACGGCGACGGCCACCGCCTCCTCGTCGTCCAGCAGCAGCGGCGGCATCTCGGCGCCCGCCCCCAGGCGGTAGCCCCCCGCCGCGCCGGGTGTCGAGTCGACGGGGTAGTCCAGGGCGCGCAGCTTCTCCACGTCCCGGCGGACCGTGCGGACGCCGACCCCCAGGCGCACGGCGAGGTCGGCACCGGACCAGTCGCGGCGGGCCTGGAGCAGCGAGAGCAGGCGCAGCAGTCGGGCGGAGGTTTCGAGCATGGGGTGAGTCTGGCAGCCGGGGCGGGCGGTGGGAGGCGGGTGAGGGTGGGGGCCGCGGGGTCAGGGTCATCCCTGAGCGCACCCTGATCCGTCCCCGGCTCCCTGCTGTGACGCTCCTGGGGCGGCTACCGTGGAACACGACGCGGAGTCCGGCCGGAATCCGGCGCGGAGTCGGGGCCCCCGGCCCTGGTGGAAGGCGGCAACTGATGGATGCGATCGGCGCAGTGATCATCCTGCTCGGGCTCTTCGCGACCGCCGTGATCGTCCTGGTCGTGGTGAGCGCGGTCAAGGCCGCCAGGGCGGTGGCCAGGAAGGTCGAGCGGACCGAGGCGCAGGCCCGCCGCGCGGTGGAGAACGTCACGCTCAGGGCCAAGAGCTTCACCAAGCCCGGCCCGCAGGGCGAGCTGGCCGCTGTCCGGCTCGGGCTGCGCACCTCGCTGGCCGGCACCCGCGAGGTGCTCGCGGCCGGCGTCGGGGCCGATGGCCAACTGGCCGAAGCACTGGGGCTGCTGGACCGCCTCGACCGGCACGCCGCCGAACTGGACGCCGAGTTGCGGATGCTGGAGCGCGAGCCGCAGCCGTCCCGGATCGCCACCAAGCTGCCCGAGCTGCGCGAGCGCGCGGACCGGATCACGCACTCCGCCGAGTCGATGCGCTGGGCGGCGCAGGACCGGATGCAGCGCTTCGCGGCCGACGAGTTGAGCCGGCTGAGCGCGGAGTGCGAGAGCGAGGCCGGGGCACTGCGGCACTGGGACCGGGTGGGGCAGGAGCCTGCCGCCGGGTCCGACGGCCCTGGGGCCGCGTCCGGCACCGCCACTGCTGCCGGCGCCGGCCGGGGCGGTCACACCGCCTCCCAGGGCGGCGCCACCCCGTCGCGGCCCGGGATCGCCGCGCGGGCCGGGCGGCTCGGCGCGGAGGAGATGCTGAACCTGAGCGAGCCGCTCACCCGCCTCGGCCAGCGGCTGCGCAAGGCCGAACCCGGTTCCTCGGCGAGCTGAGGCCGGCCTCCCGGCGGGGCGGGGACGACTCCTCGGCGGGGCGGGCGGGAGCGCTCCTCGGGGGCGGGCGGCGTCCGTCCGGCCTCGGCTGTCCTCGGCTGTCCTCGGCCTGTTTCGGGGAGTAACCTCCGGCACATGCCCGCCGATCTCGCGCTCGTCACCGACTCCACGGCCTATCTGCCCCAGCAGGCCGTCGACCGGCACCGGATCTCGGTGGTCCCGCTCAGCGTGGTGCTCGGCGACCAGGTGCTCGCGGAGGGGGTCGAGATCACCCCCAAGGACGTCGCCGAGGCGCTGCGCGCCAAGCAGCGGCTCACCACCTCCCGGCCGAATCCCGAGGCCTTCGCCGCCGCGTACCGGGCGGCCGCCGAGGCCGGCGCGACCGCCGTGCTGTCGATCCACCTCTCCGCCGAGCTCTCCGGCACCGCCGAAGCCGCCCGACTGGCCGCCGCCGAGGCGCCGGTCCCGGTCCAGGTGGTCGACAGCCACCTGGTCGGCATGGCCCTCGGCTATGCGGTGCTCGCCGCCGCCGAGGCCCGCGACGCGGGGCTCGACCCGGCCGCCGCGGCCGAGGCGGCCGTGCGCCGGTCCGCGGCCACCAGCGGCTTCTTCTACGTCGACACCCTCGAACACCTGCGCCGGGGCGGCCGGATCGGCACCGCCCGCGCACTGCTCGGCTCGGCCCTCGCGGTGAAGCCGCTGCTGCACCTGGCGGGCGGGCGGATCGAGCCGCTGGAGAAGGTACGCACGGCCGCCAGGGCGATCGCCCGGCTGGAGGAGATCGCGGTCGAGCGGGCGGGGGAGGGCCAGGTGGACATCACGGTGCACCACCTGGCCGCCGAGGACCGCGCCGAGCCGCTGGCCGAGCGGCTGCGCGCACGTGTCCCGGGTGTGCGCGAGGTGCTGGTGGGGGAGGTCGGGGCGGTGATCGGGACCCATGTGGGGCCCGGGCTGCTCGCGGTGGTGGTGGCACCGGTGGACCCGGTCGTACCGGTGAACCCGGTTGTACCGGTGGACCCGGTCGTACCGGTGGACCCGGTCGTACCGGTCGTACCGGGGAATCCGTCCACGGCGGGCTGACGGAGCCTCAGTTATCCACAGAGCCTTGGTTATCCACAGGTTTTGAGCCGCCGCTGACGGGTGGTCGGGGAGCTCCGTACCGTCGGCCTCATGAAGCGCCCGTGCACCCCTGCCGCCAACCGCCGTCGCGAGGCCGCCGACCTCGCCCGTAGCCGCCTGGCCGTCCTCTGCGCGCAGCCGCCCGCCCGCTCCCCGGTCGGAGCGCCACCGGCGAGCGGGCGGCCGGTCGCGGACGAGGCGTGGGTCGCGGCGGCCCGTCTCCGCGCCTCGCTCGCGCAGGGGTTGGCGGCGACGTCTGCGGTTACGGCGGCGGCCGGCAGACCAGTCGCGGCCCCTGTTGACCGCGCCGACCGCGCCGCCCGCTCCGGCTCCCGCACGGGCGGGCCCACCCCGGTCCCCGACGGCTGGCCGTACGGTTACGGGTACCGCGCCGAGCCGGACAGCTCCGCCGCCACGTCGCCCGTGAGCGCGGTCTCGGTCGCGGCCGCACCTGCATCCGCCGTCCGTGGTCCGAGTCCGGGGGCGCCGCCCGACCCCGATCTCGACCCCGACTCCGATCTCGACCCCGACCCCGACCCCGATCTCGACCTGGACCTCGTCTCCGACCTCACCCCTGTCCACGTCGAGCGGCGCTCCCGGTTCCGGCTGCCCGCTGCCTTGCACTCGCTGCTCCTCGCCGACCGCAAGGCCGTGCTCGGGCTCACGGTGCTCCTGCTGCTGGCCGTCGGTTACGCGGCACAGCACTTCTGGTTCGGCCGGCCACAGGCCGTCGCCGTGCCGCTCTCCTCCGCCCGACCAGTCGCCCGGGCCGTTCCTCAGGCCGCGCTCGCTCCGGCTCCGGCTCTTGATGCCGCCCCCGCTCCCGTTCCGGATGCGGTTCCGGTCGCGGCTCCTGACGCCGCTCCGCTCCCCGCTGCCTCGGCCGCCGCCGTGCCCGGGAGCGGAGGCCAGGCGCTCCCGCCGGTGGTCATCGACATCGCTGGTCGAGTCGCCCACCCCGGCATCCGCGCACTGCCCAGCGGCGCCCGGGTCGCCGACGCGCTCCGCGCGGCCGGTGGCGCGCTACCCGGGGTCGACACCGACACACTCAACCTGGCCCGGGTGCTGGTGGACGGTGAGCAGGTCCTGGTGGGGGCGCCGTCCCCGGCGGTCCAGGGCGGGCCTGCGCCGCCCGCCCCCAAGCCCCCGGTCAGCCTCAACCGCGCGACGTTGGACCAGCTCGACGCGCTGCCCGGGGTGGGCCCGGTGCTGGCGCGGCACATCCTCGACTTCCGGGGCACACACGGTCTGTTCCAGTCACTCGACCAACTCCGGTTGATCACCGGCATCGGGGAGCGAAAACTCGCCGAGCTCAAACCCCTCGTGACTCTGTGAGCCCGTGACCGCCCATCCACCGCAGAGGGTCCCGATGTCCCAAGCCCCACCTGGTGCCGGCCAGGAGAGTGACCTGCGCCTGCTGCTTCCCGCGATCGTCGCCTGGTGCGTAACCGCGGTGCTCCTCGGTGCAGATGCCCGGCACGCGCCGGCCCTGATCGCCATGGCGGGCCTTCTGGCGATCAGTGCTCCTCTGCTGATCCTGGCCGCTCACCTGACCGGTCGTCACCGCCATGGCGGCCGGTACCGGCGGGACCACCGTCACCGCCACGACGGCCTGCCCGGCCACGACGGCCCGCAGAACCAGCACGGCCCGCACCATCCGCGGCGCCTCCGCGGCG
Coding sequences within:
- a CDS encoding YafY family protein, with the protein product MLETSARLLRLLSLLQARRDWSGADLAVRLGVGVRTVRRDVEKLRALDYPVDSTPGAAGGYRLGAGAEMPPLLLDDEEAVAVAVGLRMAANGSVAGIEETSVRALAKLQQVLPARLRGRVESIAGATTKLRNRGPAVDATTLAVIAAACLAHERLRFEYTAKDGAGTRRDVEPCRLVHTGTRWYLAAWDIDRADWRNFRVDRMRLRPPHGPRFTPRERPEQDIGDFLSWEVAVGRYRYQARFTVHAPAARVAEWIGPTDGLVEPLTADSCTVRTGSNSLNGLALHIGLLGLPFTVHEPRELVEHIAALAQRLGRATEPADRSANGAAGRFET
- a CDS encoding DegV family protein; the encoded protein is MPADLALVTDSTAYLPQQAVDRHRISVVPLSVVLGDQVLAEGVEITPKDVAEALRAKQRLTTSRPNPEAFAAAYRAAAEAGATAVLSIHLSAELSGTAEAARLAAAEAPVPVQVVDSHLVGMALGYAVLAAAEARDAGLDPAAAAEAAVRRSAATSGFFYVDTLEHLRRGGRIGTARALLGSALAVKPLLHLAGGRIEPLEKVRTAARAIARLEEIAVERAGEGQVDITVHHLAAEDRAEPLAERLRARVPGVREVLVGEVGAVIGTHVGPGLLAVVVAPVDPVVPVNPVVPVDPVVPVDPVVPVVPGNPSTAG
- a CDS encoding helix-hairpin-helix domain-containing protein, yielding MKRPCTPAANRRREAADLARSRLAVLCAQPPARSPVGAPPASGRPVADEAWVAAARLRASLAQGLAATSAVTAAAGRPVAAPVDRADRAARSGSRTGGPTPVPDGWPYGYGYRAEPDSSAATSPVSAVSVAAAPASAVRGPSPGAPPDPDLDPDSDLDPDPDPDLDLDLVSDLTPVHVERRSRFRLPAALHSLLLADRKAVLGLTVLLLLAVGYAAQHFWFGRPQAVAVPLSSARPVARAVPQAALAPAPALDAAPAPVPDAVPVAAPDAAPLPAASAAAVPGSGGQALPPVVIDIAGRVAHPGIRALPSGARVADALRAAGGALPGVDTDTLNLARVLVDGEQVLVGAPSPAVQGGPAPPAPKPPVSLNRATLDQLDALPGVGPVLARHILDFRGTHGLFQSLDQLRLITGIGERKLAELKPLVTL